The genomic stretch GCGATCGCAGCCTCCACGTTGGTCCTGAGCGCGGCCTACACGCTGTGGATGTACAAGCGCGTGATTTTCGGCGCGATTGCCAACGCACGCGTTGCGAAGCTGCAAGACCTCGGCAGGCGTGAGTTCGTGTTGCTCGGCGCGATGGCTTTGCTGGTGCTGGCCATCGGCATCAATCCGAAGCCGTTCACCGATGCGATCGACCCTTCGGTCGGTACGCTGCTGGCTCAATCGGAACGAAGCGTACATCCTTCGGACTCCGCACCGGCCGACGGTGGCGAGCATCTGCAGGCGGCGGCGCCTACTGCCGTCGCGGCACGCACGCCGGGCTGATCAACACAAGGCTCTGAGCAGGGGCGGCATTCGTCACACGGGTGCTGCTTTTGTTGACGCATTTTTTCGCATCGGAACATGTTCATTTTTGAGCATCTGACGCGGCGCAACCATTCAGGTCGCGCTGCGTTTTAGCGCTTATATAAAGGACTTTCGTGATCCGGCGACTCCACCTGTGCGTTGCAATAGAGCATTGCAAACCCGCACGCGCGCAACACAGTGCGGCAACATGTCGCACGGTGTTGCGGTGTAATAGATCGTTGCAAAATCCAGTATTTATATCCGGTTGGCGACCCCCTATTATGCGATCGCTTACTAAGGGAGAGCGGTCGAATGACGTTCGTTGAAGTCGTAAAAGAAGGGCAATGGATATGAAAGGAAAGACTCTGCGAGGGTCGATAGGCATCCTTTCCGCTGCCCTCATGTTGTTGCTCTCGGGTTGCAGCAACCTCGATATTTTGAATCCGAAGGGAAGTGTGGGGCTGGCGGAACGTGACCTGATTGCCACGTCGACGTGGGCCATGCTGATCGTGGTCGTTCCGGTTATCGCGCTCACGCTGCTGTTCGCATGGCGTTATCGCGCGTCGAACAGGCATGCCGAATACCGTCCGGGCTGGGTGCATTCGACCGGCATCGAAATCGCCATCTGGACGATTCCGACGCTGATCATTCTGTTTCTCGCCGTGCTGACGTGGAAGAGCACGCACGAGCTCGATCCGTATAAGCCGCTCGAGTCGCAGGTGAAGCCGATCAACGTCGAAGTCGTCGCACTCGACTGGAAGTGGCTCTTCATCTATCCCGACCTCGGCATTGCATCGGTGAACCAGCTGGCGTTCCCGGTCGGCACGCCGGTGAATTTCGTCATCACGTCCGACACGGTGATGAACTCCTTCTTCATTCCGCAACTCGGCGGCCAGATCTACGCGATGGCGGGTATGCAAACGCGTCTGCATCTGATTGCTGACGAGGCGGGCAACTATGCAGGCACCGCGGCGAACTTCAGCGGCAAGGGTTTCTCGGACATGAAGTTCCGTGCACTCGCTACGTCGCCTGACGAGTTCAATGCGTGGGTCGCCAAGGTACGCGCTTCGTCCGACCGTCTCGACATGGACCGCTACCACGTGGTGTCGGCGCCTACAGAGAAGGAACCGGTGCGCTACTTCTCGTCGGTCGATCCGAAGCTCTTTCACAACATCATTGCCCGATACAACAACGGTAACGTCCTCGACAACATGAAAGACGCTAACTGTGCGCCAAAGGGTAAGGGGTAACGCATGTTCGGAAAACTCTCACTAGACTCGATTCCGTACCACGAGCCGATCATCATGGTGACGGCTGCCGGGATCGCCCTCGGCGGTGCGCTCGTTCTGGGTCTGATCACCTATTTTGGCAAGTGGCGCTACCTGTGGACCGAATGGTTCACATCGGTCGACCACAAGAAGCTGGGCGTGATGTACATCGTGGTTGCGCTCATCATGCTGTTCCGCGGTTTTGCGGACGCGATCATGATGCGTACCCAGCTAGCGCTGTCGTATAACGCGCCAGGTTTCTTGCCGCCGCATCATTACGACCAGATCTTTACTGCGCACGGCGTCATCATGATTTTCTTCATGGCGATGGCGTTCATGGTCGGCCTGATGAACCTCATCGTGCCGTTGCAGATCGGTGCCCGCGATGTTGCGTTCCCGTTCCTCAACTCGTTGAGCTTCTGGATGACCGCGATCAGCGCGATCCTGATCAACATCTCGCTGGTGATCGGTGAATTCGCGCAAACGGGCTGGCTGGCTTATCCGCCACTGTCCGAATTGCAGTTCAGTCCAGGTGTCGGGGTCGATTATTACCTGTGGAGTCTGCAGCTCTCCGGTATCGGCACGTTGCTGACTGGCGTGAACTTCTTCGTGACCATCGTCAAGATGCGCGCGCCGGGCATGACGTTCATGAAGATGCCAGTGTTCACGTGGACCGCGCTGTGCACGAACGTGCTGATCATGGCCTCGTTCCCGATCCTGACCGTCACGCTCGCGCTGCTCGGTCTGGACCGCTACCTCGGCATGCACTTCTTCACGAACGACGGCGGCGGTAACGCCATGCTGTACCTGAACCTGATCTGGGCATGGGGTCACCCTGAGGTGTACATCCTGATCCTGCCGGCGTTCGGTATCTTCTCGGAAGTCGTGGCTACGTTCGCCAAGAAGCCGCTGTTCGGCTACAAGACGATGGTGTGGGCAACCTGCGCGATCATGGTGCTGTCGTTCCTCGTGTGGCTGCATCACTTCTTCACGATGGGTTCGGGCGCTGACGTCAACGCGTTCTTCGGTATCGCGACGATGGTCATTGCCATTCCGACCGGCGTGAAAGTGTTCAACTGGCTGTTCACGATCTACAAGGGCCGTCTGCAGTTCACGACGCCGATCCTGTGGACCCTCGGCTTCATGGTCACTTTCACGATCGGCGGTATGACCGGCGTGATGATGGCGATTCCAGGCGCGGACTTCGTGCTGCACAACAGCCTGTTCCTGATCGCTCACTTCCACAACGTGATTATTGGTGGCGTGCTGTTCGGCTACCTGGCCGGTTTCAATTACTGGTTCCCGAAGGCGTTCGGCTTCAAGCTGAATGAGAAGTGGGGCAAGGCGTCGTTCTGGTTCTGGCAGATCGGTTTCTGGGTTGCGTTCACGCCGCTGTACGTGCTGGGCTTCATGGGCATGACGCGTCGTCTGAATCACTATGACAATCCGGATTGGCATCCGTGGCTGATATTCGCGTGGGTCGGTGCAGTGCTGATCGCCATCGGTATCGCTTGCCAGGTGCTGCAACTGGTGGTCAGCATCCGCGATCGCAACCTGCCGCAAAACCGCGACGTTACGGGCGATTCGTGGGACGGTCACACGCTGGAATGGGCAACGAGCTCGCCGCCGGCGTCGTACAACTTCGCGATCATTCCGGACGTGCGTGAACTGGACGCATTCGCTGAAATGAAGTTGCGCAAGAATCGGCCGAAGCCGGTGTATCGCGACATTCACATGCCGTCGAACACGTCCGCGGGTCTGGTTGTGGCGATGTTCTCGCTGGTGCTGGGTTTTGCCGCTGTGTGGCACATCTGGTGGCTCGCGATTGTTGGTCTGGTCGGCTCGATCGGTACTGTGATCATTTACAGCTTCCAGAAGAACGAAGGCTTTTACATCCCGGCCGCCACGGTTGCGGCGATTGAAGGAAAACGCTCCGGCGCCGGTGCGCAGGTCGCGATTGAAGAAAAACGCGCCGGCGCCGATGCGCAGGTCGCGTTGGAGGTGGATTGATGTCAAACAACACTCTTGCGGCGGGCTTGCATCATCACGATGCGCATCATGCCGATCACCCGCCGTCGCATTCGGTATTCGGCTTCTGGCTGTACCTGATGACAGACTGCATCATCTTCGCGTCGCTGTTTGCGGTGTTCGCGGTGATGCAGCACCAGTTCGCGGGTGGGCCGAGCGGTAAGGATCTGTTCGAGATCCCGGGCGTCGCGCTCGAAACGACGATGCTGCTGCTGAGCAGCATCACGTATGGCTTCGCGATGCTGGGTGCGCATAAGAACAGGAAGGGCGTGCTGCTCTTCTGGCTCGGCGTGACGTTCCTGCTGGGTCTTGCGTTCCTCGTGCTGGAAATGCGCGAGTTCTCGCACCTGATCGCCGAGGGCGCTGGCCCGAGCCGTAGCGCGTTCCTGTCGTCGTTCTTTACGCTGGTCGGCACGCACGGTTTGCACGTGACGTGCGGCCTGATCTGGATGGTGGTGCTTGCCGTGCAGGTGATGCGTCATCGTGACCTGACCGAACGCGACATGATTCGCCTGACGTGCCTGAGCCTTTTCTGGCACTTTCTGGACGTCGTGTGGATCGGCGTCTTTACCTTTGTCTACCTTGCGAGCGTGATCTAAATGGACCATAGCCATCACTCACACTTGGCGCACCCGGACGAAGGACACGGGGGTGGAAGTCACGGCAGCATTGGCAGCTATGCGACGGGTTTCATCCTGTCGGTCATTCTGACTGTCGCGGCCTTCGGCCTCGTCATGAACGGGACGCTGACGGGCGAGAACGCATTGCTCGCGATCGCTGGCCTTGCGTTCGTGCAGATCATCGTGCACCTGATTTTCTTCCTGCACATGAATACGTCGTCGGCACAGCGATGGAACATCATGGCGTTCGGCTTTACGGTGCTCACGGCCGTGATTCTGATCATCGGCTCGTTGTGGATCATGCATAACGTCAGCATGCACATGATGTCGCGCTAGGCGGAAAACGGAGCAGGTTGGGAAGAACCCCCGCAAGGTGAAAGCCTTGCGGGGGTTTTCTTATGTATTCGCCATGACGGCGCCGAGACTGTCGTCAGGCGCTGTCACGCGACGGCGCGGTATATCAAAAAATAGAACCTGAGAGTAGTAGTGCGGCAACGCGAGAAGACCAGGACCGCCGGGACGTCAGTGTTGACGCTTCCGGCGGCGCCGCATTCGCACGGCTAAACGCCGATCAGCTGATCGTTAGTTCATTTCGAGTGAAGAGTACGCCCTTGGCGGAAATGCCATGACGCATGATGGATTCCGTTGTGGTGACGGGCGACGATAAGGTGACAGCGGTGCTGGCCATGAATGGCGGCCGGAACATCTGGTTGGACGATCCGCATGTCGCGCTGATGCTGCTGGTGTTTTTTGGCGTGCGCCGCACGACGGGTATGCTGTGGCGTGGGCTGGTGCTGGAGACTGAATTGCCCGCGCCGAAGTCCTCGCAGACGCTGATTGCACATTGCGCGGCGCCGCGCGCCGATCTCGCGCCGTTTGCCGCATGGATTGGAGTCGGTACGAATGCAGCTTATGCACCGGGATTGAATGGAGGCAAGGGGAGTCGGGGCGCGCAAATTCAAACAATATCTAGAGAGAAAAAGACCATGCAGATTCATCCAGTGATTCTTTGCGGTGGAAGCGGCACCCGGCTGTGGCCGATGTCACGCGGCGGATATCCGAAGCAATATCTCAAGTTGACGGGCGAAAACACGCTGGTTCAGCAAACCGTACTGCGCCTGCGCGGTATCGCCGACGTCGCATCGCCGATCGTAGTCACAAATAATGAACAGCGCTTTCTGGTGGCCGAACAGTTGCGCCAGGTCGATGTCGTGTCGTCGGCGATCGTGCTCGAGCCGGCCAGCCGCAACACGGCGCCGGCTATCGCGGTGGCGGCGTTGCTGGCGTTGCGCGAAAGCCCGGACTCATTGCTGCTCGTTCTGCCGTCCGATCACGTGATTACAGGCGAGGCGGCTTTCGTCAAAGCGGCTGAAGCAGCGGCCCAGATTGCCAAAGATGGCTACCTGGTCACTTTCGGCATCACGCCGACTGAACCGCACACCGGCTACGGCTACATCCGTGCGGGTGCGAACCTTGTCGAAGGCGAACCGACGTTTGCGGTCGATTCCTTCGTCGAGAAGCCGGACGCAGCGACAGCGCAGCGTTTTCTTGAGGAGGGCAGCTACTACTGGAATAGCGGCATGTTCATGCTGAAAGCTTCCACCTATATGGAGGAATTGCGTCGCTACGAGCCCGAAATCGCGAAGCGGGCGGAGCTTTCGTTCGAGGGTGCGCAACGCGACAACGACTTCCTGCGTCTCGAAGCACAAAGCTTCTCGGCCTGCCCCAACATCTCGGTCGACCATGCCGTGATGGAGAAAACGAAGCGCGCCGCCGTGGTCGCGGTCGCGGATTTGGGCTGGAACGACATCGGCTCGTGGACTGCGCTTGCTGACATTGCGGAGCGCGATGTGCAGCACAATGCGCTGATCGGTGACGTGCTGACCGATGCCATGACCAATTCGTACATCCGCGCTGAACACCGGCTGGTGGCCGCGATCGGGTTGGATAACGTCGTGATCGTCGAAACCGCTGACGCCGTGCTCGTGGCGCATCGCGACCAGGTGCAGGACGTCAAAAAGATCGTTGCGCAGTTGAATGCCATGGGACGTCATGAGGCGGTCACGCACCGTCGCGTGGTGCGGCCGTGGGGATCGTACGAAGGGATC from Paraburkholderia phytofirmans OLGA172 encodes the following:
- the cyoC gene encoding cytochrome o ubiquinol oxidase subunit III: MSNNTLAAGLHHHDAHHADHPPSHSVFGFWLYLMTDCIIFASLFAVFAVMQHQFAGGPSGKDLFEIPGVALETTMLLLSSITYGFAMLGAHKNRKGVLLFWLGVTFLLGLAFLVLEMREFSHLIAEGAGPSRSAFLSSFFTLVGTHGLHVTCGLIWMVVLAVQVMRHRDLTERDMIRLTCLSLFWHFLDVVWIGVFTFVYLASVI
- the cyoD gene encoding cytochrome o ubiquinol oxidase subunit IV, producing the protein MDHSHHSHLAHPDEGHGGGSHGSIGSYATGFILSVILTVAAFGLVMNGTLTGENALLAIAGLAFVQIIVHLIFFLHMNTSSAQRWNIMAFGFTVLTAVILIIGSLWIMHNVSMHMMSR
- a CDS encoding mannose-1-phosphate guanylyltransferase/mannose-6-phosphate isomerase produces the protein MQIHPVILCGGSGTRLWPMSRGGYPKQYLKLTGENTLVQQTVLRLRGIADVASPIVVTNNEQRFLVAEQLRQVDVVSSAIVLEPASRNTAPAIAVAALLALRESPDSLLLVLPSDHVITGEAAFVKAAEAAAQIAKDGYLVTFGITPTEPHTGYGYIRAGANLVEGEPTFAVDSFVEKPDAATAQRFLEEGSYYWNSGMFMLKASTYMEELRRYEPEIAKRAELSFEGAQRDNDFLRLEAQSFSACPNISVDHAVMEKTKRAAVVAVADLGWNDIGSWTALADIAERDVQHNALIGDVLTDAMTNSYIRAEHRLVAAIGLDNVVIVETADAVLVAHRDQVQDVKKIVAQLNAMGRHEAVTHRRVVRPWGSYEGIDSGDRFQVKRIVVSPGAQLSLQMHHHRAEHWVVVKGTALVTNGDKEIILSENQSTYIPLGVTHRLLNPGKIPLELIEVQSGAYLGEDDIVRFEDTYGRVAKVQ
- the cyoA gene encoding ubiquinol oxidase subunit II, with protein sequence MKGKTLRGSIGILSAALMLLLSGCSNLDILNPKGSVGLAERDLIATSTWAMLIVVVPVIALTLLFAWRYRASNRHAEYRPGWVHSTGIEIAIWTIPTLIILFLAVLTWKSTHELDPYKPLESQVKPINVEVVALDWKWLFIYPDLGIASVNQLAFPVGTPVNFVITSDTVMNSFFIPQLGGQIYAMAGMQTRLHLIADEAGNYAGTAANFSGKGFSDMKFRALATSPDEFNAWVAKVRASSDRLDMDRYHVVSAPTEKEPVRYFSSVDPKLFHNIIARYNNGNVLDNMKDANCAPKGKG
- the cyoB gene encoding cytochrome o ubiquinol oxidase subunit I, which encodes MFGKLSLDSIPYHEPIIMVTAAGIALGGALVLGLITYFGKWRYLWTEWFTSVDHKKLGVMYIVVALIMLFRGFADAIMMRTQLALSYNAPGFLPPHHYDQIFTAHGVIMIFFMAMAFMVGLMNLIVPLQIGARDVAFPFLNSLSFWMTAISAILINISLVIGEFAQTGWLAYPPLSELQFSPGVGVDYYLWSLQLSGIGTLLTGVNFFVTIVKMRAPGMTFMKMPVFTWTALCTNVLIMASFPILTVTLALLGLDRYLGMHFFTNDGGGNAMLYLNLIWAWGHPEVYILILPAFGIFSEVVATFAKKPLFGYKTMVWATCAIMVLSFLVWLHHFFTMGSGADVNAFFGIATMVIAIPTGVKVFNWLFTIYKGRLQFTTPILWTLGFMVTFTIGGMTGVMMAIPGADFVLHNSLFLIAHFHNVIIGGVLFGYLAGFNYWFPKAFGFKLNEKWGKASFWFWQIGFWVAFTPLYVLGFMGMTRRLNHYDNPDWHPWLIFAWVGAVLIAIGIACQVLQLVVSIRDRNLPQNRDVTGDSWDGHTLEWATSSPPASYNFAIIPDVRELDAFAEMKLRKNRPKPVYRDIHMPSNTSAGLVVAMFSLVLGFAAVWHIWWLAIVGLVGSIGTVIIYSFQKNEGFYIPAATVAAIEGKRSGAGAQVAIEEKRAGADAQVALEVD